In Pseudobacter ginsenosidimutans, the following are encoded in one genomic region:
- a CDS encoding alanyl-tRNA synthetase: METTTTKKQAIIKWIKKIGFWGFMFFLIKGLLWLVLAWWIAK, encoded by the coding sequence ATGGAAACAACCACCACAAAAAAACAGGCCATTATCAAATGGATCAAGAAGATCGGCTTCTGGGGATTCATGTTCTTTCTGATCAAAGGATTGCTTTGGCTGGTGCTGGCCTGGTGGATTGCGAAGTAG
- a CDS encoding antibiotic biosynthesis monooxygenase family protein, with product MKNHFVAINYINCNAEYRHRFEQLFATRAHAIDTMPGFLNMHVLRPGKEGDPYLIVSYWEHEQAFKDWTRSETFIQGHKRGFEDIAKAKAEGKPAPMSSDFKTYQIISE from the coding sequence ATGAAAAATCACTTTGTAGCCATCAATTACATCAACTGTAATGCTGAATACCGCCACCGCTTTGAACAACTTTTTGCCACCAGGGCGCATGCCATCGACACCATGCCTGGCTTTCTTAATATGCATGTGCTTCGTCCGGGTAAGGAAGGTGATCCCTATCTGATCGTAAGCTATTGGGAACACGAGCAGGCATTTAAGGACTGGACGCGCTCGGAAACTTTTATCCAGGGCCACAAACGCGGATTTGAAGACATTGCCAAAGCAAAGGCTGAAGGAAAACCTGCGCCGATGTCTAGCGATTTCAAAACCTATCAGATCATCAGCGAATGA
- a CDS encoding type II toxin-antitoxin system RelE/ParE family toxin: MIISITHKGLRQFWENDDPSLLPTAYIEKIRRILYLLNHQSPLRELQLLRRYRLHRLTGNLEDYWSLHITPNYRIIFRIVDDDVHLVNFLDYHNKKSKL, encoded by the coding sequence ATGATTATTTCAATAACCCATAAAGGCCTGCGGCAATTTTGGGAAAACGATGATCCTTCGCTGCTACCAACGGCCTATATTGAAAAGATCAGGAGAATCTTGTACTTGTTGAACCATCAGTCTCCTTTGAGGGAACTTCAATTATTAAGAAGGTACAGGCTTCATCGCCTGACCGGAAATTTAGAGGATTACTGGTCATTGCACATCACGCCAAATTACAGGATCATCTTCAGGATAGTTGATGATGATGTGCACCTGGTTAACTTTTTGGATTACCATAATAAAAAATCAAAATTATGA
- a CDS encoding HigA family addiction module antitoxin, with the protein MKRGMRPPQPGPAILDLLIEDRGLTITAAARLMDVSRKQLSEVVNGIAALTPEMAIRIERVFGSSADLWMKMQADYDLWLADNSGKLDHLKPIDGKQPQKQAS; encoded by the coding sequence ATGAAGAGAGGAATGAGACCTCCGCAGCCGGGCCCTGCTATACTTGATCTGCTGATCGAAGACAGGGGCCTTACCATCACGGCAGCTGCCAGACTGATGGACGTCAGTCGTAAGCAGTTGTCCGAGGTAGTGAATGGTATTGCCGCTCTTACCCCTGAGATGGCCATTCGTATTGAGCGTGTGTTCGGCTCTTCCGCCGATCTCTGGATGAAGATGCAGGCGGATTATGATCTCTGGCTTGCCGATAACTCCGGCAAGCTGGATCATCTTAAGCCCATTGATGGTAAACAACCTCAGAAACAGGCTTCCTGA